CTCGTCCCGGAGCGCGAAGGCCCGCGCGGGCGGGAGGCCGAGGTCGTGCGCGAGGAGGGCGAGCTCGCGCTCCTCGTCGCGCGTGAGGACGCGGTCGCGCAGCGCGAGGCGCAGCGCGCGACGATAGGCGTCCTCCGCGAGGCGCGTCGATCCCCTGGAGGCTTCGGCCGGCGTTCGTCCGGGGACCGCGGCGGACGCGAAGCGCTCCGCGGCGCGCTGGAGGGGGGTGATGGAGAAGAGGAGCAGGCCGACGATGGCGGCGCCCGCGAATCCGCCGACCTCGTCGGAAAAATAGGCCTCGGCGAGCTGGGATACGACGAAGAACGCCGCCAGGATGACCCCCGCGACGGCGCCCCGCGAAAGCCCCCACCGGAGCCGCACGTCGATGTCGAAGAGGCGGTGGCGCGCGAGGGCGTAGGCGGGGATCGCCCCGAACAGGATCGAGACGACGCCCGAAAGCTCGAACGCGACGGAAGCCAGGAGGCCAGCGTAGACGAGCGCGAGGAGGATCGCGGTGCCGCGGCCGGTCGACGGGATGCGCCAGGCGACGGAAGCGAGGAACGCGTAGACCGCGGCGGCGACGAACGTGCCCATGTGGATCGCCCATGGAACGATCTCAAGCGGTTCCGTCGGGTTCGTGGGCACGTAGGACCCGGTCGCGATCTCCAGGAACACCCAGTTCGGGTAGAGCGTGAAGGCGGCCCCGACGAGCAGCCTCGAAGGGTCGCGCCCGGCGGGCGGCCGCCGCGCTTCCGCGAGGCCGAGCGCAACCGCGGCGCCAAGGAGCACGGGGAACCAGAGGAGGTCGAGGACGTTCCTGAGAACGTGGTGCCAGAACGGCACGGCGAGCGCGTGGACCGCGAGCGCGACCGCGGAGGCGGCCGCGAGCGCGGGGAATGCGAAGGGGACCTTCGCGAGGAACCGGCGCTCGGGATAATACGAGAGGAAGACGAGGAGCGCCGCGCACGTCGGGACGATGCTGTAGCCGACGAGCCGCAAGAAGAAGGCCTCGGTCGCGGGGTTGAGCGCGAGCTTGCCGATACCCCAGAGGAGGTCCCAGACGGCGTTCGCCCCGAACAGCGCCGCAAACGCGCGGTGGAGGGGTTCCCGTGGGGCGAGGACGAGCACCCATCCCGCGATCGCGAGCTGGAGAAGGAATCCGCCGACCCAGAGCGCGAGGGGCAGCCCGACGTCGAATTCGAGGCGCGACAAATCGCTCACCCATGTCCGGGGCGGGTCATGAAGGTATCACGTGCCTGATCCCAGGATCGGGGCCGAGGCTCGCGGGGGATCAAAGGAGAAAAGGAGCGGGCTCCGCGGCAACCGCGGAGCCCCGGGATGCGGCCTCGCGCCGGAGGCGTGAGAGGAATGGACGCGCCGCCCGCGGGGGGCGGCGCGGGGCTCAGAAGTCCCCGTCGCCGCTTTGCCCGAACGCGGTTCGGGCGCGCGGGGACGCGGCCTTCCTCGCTTCGCTCAGAAGTCCCCGTCCCCGCCCTCGCCGCCGGCGGGGGCCTTGAACTCCTTTGCGGCGATGACGTCGTCGATGCGGAGGATCATCGTCGCGACCTCGGTCGCCGACTGGAGCGCCTGCGTCTTTACGCGGAGCGGCTCCACGACGTTGTTCTTCTGCATGTTCTCGACCTTGCCGTTGTCGAGGTTGATGCCCGCCGTCTTCTGGCCCTTCTCGTGGGCCTGGCGGAGGTCGACGAGGACGTTGATCGCGTCGAGACCCGCGTTCTCCGCGAGCGTGCGGGGGATGACCTCGACCGCGTCCGCGAAGGCCTCGATCGCGAGCTGCTCGCGGCCGCCGACGGTCGCCGCGTACTTGCGGAGGCCGAGGGCGACCTCGATCTCGGGGGCGCCGCCGCCCGCGACGATCTTGCCGTCCTTGAGGGCCGTGCCGACGACGCCGATCGCGTCGTCGAGGGTGCGCTCGACCTCGTCGATGACGTGCTCCGTGCCGCCGCGGATGAGGATCGTGACCGACTTCGCGGTCGGGCAGTCGACGACGAACGTGAGGTTGTCGTCGCCGATCTTGCGCTCCTCGACGAGGCCCGCCTGGCCGAGGTCGTCCTTCGTGAGGTCCTTGAGGTTGCTCACGATCTTCGCGCCCGTGGCCTTCGCGAGCTTCTTCATGTCCTTCTCGGACACGCTCTTCACGGCGTACACGCCCTCCTTCGCGAGGAAGTGCTGGGCGAGGTCGTCGACGCCCTTCTGCGTGAAGAGGACCGTGGCGCCCGTGCCCTTGACCTGGTCGACGAAGCGGCGGAGGGTCCGCTCCTCCTCGTCGAGGAAGGCCTGGAGCTGGCTCGGGTCCGTGATCTCGATGTTCGCCTCGACCTCGGTCTTCTTGATCTCGAGGGCGGCGTTCACGAGCGCGATCTTCGCGTTCCTCACCGACTGGGGCATGCGGCTGTGCGCGCGCTCCTTGTCGAGGACGACGCCCTTGATGAGCTCCGTCTCCTGGACGGCGCCGCCGGTCTTCTTCTCGATCTTGATCGAGTCCTTGTCGACCGTGTAGGTGCCGTTCGCGTTCTTCTCGGCGACGCTCGTGACGGCCTTGACGGTCACGTCCGCGAGGACGTCGCTGTGGACGCTCGCGCCCTTCGAGGCCATGCTCGTGCGGGCGATGCGCTTGAGCGTCTCCGCGTCGTCGGCCTTGACCGTGATCGCGATGCCGTTCAGGATCTCGAGCGCCTTCTGCGAGGCGAGGCGGTAGCCCTGCGTGATGAGCGTCGGGTGGACGTCCTCGATGAGCTCCTCGGCCTTCGCGAGGAGGGCGCCCGCGAGCACGACCGACGACGTCGTGCCGTCGCCGACCTCGCTCTCCTGCGTCTTCGAGATCTCGATGATCATCTTCGCGGCGGGGTGCTGGACCTCGATCTCCTTGAGGATGGTCGCGCCGTCGTTCGTGATGACGACGTCGCCCATGCTGTCCACGAGCATCTTGTCCATGCCCTTGGGGCCGAGCGTCGAGCGGACCGCGTCGGCGACCGCCTTCGCGGCGAGGATGTTGTTCGACTGCGCGCCGCGACCCTTCGTGCGCTGCGTGCCTTCCTTCAGGATGATTACGGGTTGGTTGCCCATCATGGTGTTCTTCTCCTTGGTGTAGTCCCTACTGCACCTGCACGCGGTGGCCCGAATCGTCGGGGCCGCCCGCGCGCCGGATCGTGATGTCGAGGATGCCGTTCTTGTACGTGGCCTTGGCCGAGTCCGGCACGACCGCGGCCGGAAGCGCGATCTCC
The Candidatus Thermoplasmatota archaeon DNA segment above includes these coding regions:
- the thsA gene encoding thermosome subunit alpha, with amino-acid sequence MMGNQPVIILKEGTQRTKGRGAQSNNILAAKAVADAVRSTLGPKGMDKMLVDSMGDVVITNDGATILKEIEVQHPAAKMIIEISKTQESEVGDGTTSSVVLAGALLAKAEELIEDVHPTLITQGYRLASQKALEILNGIAITVKADDAETLKRIARTSMASKGASVHSDVLADVTVKAVTSVAEKNANGTYTVDKDSIKIEKKTGGAVQETELIKGVVLDKERAHSRMPQSVRNAKIALVNAALEIKKTEVEANIEITDPSQLQAFLDEEERTLRRFVDQVKGTGATVLFTQKGVDDLAQHFLAKEGVYAVKSVSEKDMKKLAKATGAKIVSNLKDLTKDDLGQAGLVEERKIGDDNLTFVVDCPTAKSVTILIRGGTEHVIDEVERTLDDAIGVVGTALKDGKIVAGGGAPEIEVALGLRKYAATVGGREQLAIEAFADAVEVIPRTLAENAGLDAINVLVDLRQAHEKGQKTAGINLDNGKVENMQKNNVVEPLRVKTQALQSATEVATMILRIDDVIAAKEFKAPAGGEGGDGDF